The Rhododendron vialii isolate Sample 1 chromosome 5a, ASM3025357v1 genome contains a region encoding:
- the LOC131327111 gene encoding putative protease Do-like 14 isoform X1, giving the protein MEFDTRDPEEKMASFSPWKRGRPESWGPYQIVRHSFWEEFDTRTFANMDLDIDTKRAATKASPFVVSLVSLSGGKPLFMGSGTIVDCEEANGAQLSTSTILTSASLFRTSAESDALPNDIKVDVYLSDGTLLDGQVYACDFHYNLALVKIESGALLQPANLRNLDDSISIHPCEIQSGTSSESFQLHPNSDLFHLCPGDKVVALGRYFEEPHEIMVAPGKFSLDLCEFDCKELFRANCKISKCGIGGPLINMYGDVIGVNFYDRLCTPFLPINIALKWLEHFKKYGRFCRHWLGMQMTNLCAARLGLLEKIIQKFPNVSKGVLVEKVIAGSPAERAGILDGDVIVRCARNKVRSFLEFCDIIWDKTAGKSEKLVVIRATSGGRLKLKVKLEETRPDKFYKWPLPEKCMVAVKRVRM; this is encoded by the exons ATGGAGTTCGACACTCGCGACCCGGAGGAAAAAATGGCGAGCTTTAGTCCATGGAAACGGGGACGCCCCGAGTCTTGGG GTCCCTACCAAATTGTCCGGCATTCTTTTTGGGAAGAGTTTGATACTCGTACCTTTGCCAATATGGACTTGGACATTGACACGAAAAGAGCTGCTACGAAAGCTTCTCCATTTGTTGTCAGCCTTGTCTCCCTTTCAG gtgGGAAGCCACTATTTATGGGCTCTGGCACTATCGTGGATTGCGAGGAAGCCAATGGTGCACAACTCAGTACTAGTACTATCTTGACTTCAGCCAGTCTTTTCAGAACTTCTGCTGAATCAGACGCCTTACCTAATGATATCAAG GTTGACGTGTATTTATCGGATGGTACATTACTGGATGGTCAAGTGTACGCCTGCGATTTCCACTATAATCTTGCTTTGGTTAAGATTGAATCTGGTGCATTGTTGCAACCAGCAAATCTAAGGAATCTGGATGACTCTATCAGTATACATCCTTGTGAAATCCAGAGCGGGACGAGTTCTGAATCTTTTCAGCTCCATCCCAATTCTGATTTATTTCATCTTTGTCCTGGAGACAAGGTTGTTGCTCTTGGCCGGTACTTTGAGGAACCACATGAGATTATGGTTGCCCCGGGGAAATTCAG CCTTGATTTGTGCGAGTTTGATTGTAAGGAGCTGTTCAGGGCGAACTGTAAGATTTCAAAA TGTGGCATTGGTGGACCTCTTATTAATATGTATGGAGACGTCATTGGAGTCAATTTTTACGACCGGCTGTGTACTCCTTTTCTACCCATCAACATAGCTTTGAAATGGCTGGAGCATTTTAAGAAATACGG GAGATTCTGTCGACATTGGCTCGGAATGCAGATGACTAATCTCTGTGCTGCAAGGTTGGGCCTGTTGGAAAAGATAATCCAAAAGTTTCCCAACGTCTCCAAAGGTGTTCTTGTTGAAAAG GTTATTGCAGGGTCGCCTGCTGAACGTGCTGGAATACTCGACGGTGATGTTATTGTTCGATGCGCACGCAACAAAGTTAGGAGTTTTTTGGAG TTCTGTGACATAATATGGGACAAGACGGCGGGGAAATCTGAGAAGCTGGTTGTGATAAGAGCAACAAGTGGTGGCCGTTTGAAGCTAAAGGTGAAGCTCGAAGAGACTAGACCAGATAAATTTTACAA GTGGCCGCTCCCTGAAAAATGCATGGTGGCTGTTAAAAGAGTTCGGATGTAA
- the LOC131327111 gene encoding putative protease Do-like 14 isoform X2, with product MEFDTRDPEEKMASFSPWKRGRPESWGPYQIVRHSFWEEFDTRTFANMDLDIDTKRAATKASPFVVSLVSLSGGKPLFMGSGTIVDCEEANGAQLSTSTILTSASLFRTSAESDALPNDIKVDVYLSDGTLLDGQVYACDFHYNLALVKIESGALLQPANLRNLDDSISIHPCEIQSGTSSESFQLHPNSDLFHLCPGDKVVALGRYFEEPHEIMVAPGKFSLDLCEFDCKELFRANCKISKCGIGGPLINMYGDVIGVNFYDRLCTPFLPINIALKWLEHFKKYGRFCRHWLGMQMTNLCAARLGLLEKIIQKFPNVSKGVLVEKILVLSGEFLFTGFSWTFFGFKW from the exons ATGGAGTTCGACACTCGCGACCCGGAGGAAAAAATGGCGAGCTTTAGTCCATGGAAACGGGGACGCCCCGAGTCTTGGG GTCCCTACCAAATTGTCCGGCATTCTTTTTGGGAAGAGTTTGATACTCGTACCTTTGCCAATATGGACTTGGACATTGACACGAAAAGAGCTGCTACGAAAGCTTCTCCATTTGTTGTCAGCCTTGTCTCCCTTTCAG gtgGGAAGCCACTATTTATGGGCTCTGGCACTATCGTGGATTGCGAGGAAGCCAATGGTGCACAACTCAGTACTAGTACTATCTTGACTTCAGCCAGTCTTTTCAGAACTTCTGCTGAATCAGACGCCTTACCTAATGATATCAAG GTTGACGTGTATTTATCGGATGGTACATTACTGGATGGTCAAGTGTACGCCTGCGATTTCCACTATAATCTTGCTTTGGTTAAGATTGAATCTGGTGCATTGTTGCAACCAGCAAATCTAAGGAATCTGGATGACTCTATCAGTATACATCCTTGTGAAATCCAGAGCGGGACGAGTTCTGAATCTTTTCAGCTCCATCCCAATTCTGATTTATTTCATCTTTGTCCTGGAGACAAGGTTGTTGCTCTTGGCCGGTACTTTGAGGAACCACATGAGATTATGGTTGCCCCGGGGAAATTCAG CCTTGATTTGTGCGAGTTTGATTGTAAGGAGCTGTTCAGGGCGAACTGTAAGATTTCAAAA TGTGGCATTGGTGGACCTCTTATTAATATGTATGGAGACGTCATTGGAGTCAATTTTTACGACCGGCTGTGTACTCCTTTTCTACCCATCAACATAGCTTTGAAATGGCTGGAGCATTTTAAGAAATACGG GAGATTCTGTCGACATTGGCTCGGAATGCAGATGACTAATCTCTGTGCTGCAAGGTTGGGCCTGTTGGAAAAGATAATCCAAAAGTTTCCCAACGTCTCCAAAGGTGTTCTTGTTGAAAAG ATATTGGTTCTTTCTGGGGAATTTTTGTTTACTGGATTCTCTTGGACCTTTTTTGGATTCAAATGGTAG
- the LOC131327111 gene encoding putative protease Do-like 14 isoform X3: MGSGTIVDCEEANGAQLSTSTILTSASLFRTSAESDALPNDIKVDVYLSDGTLLDGQVYACDFHYNLALVKIESGALLQPANLRNLDDSISIHPCEIQSGTSSESFQLHPNSDLFHLCPGDKVVALGRYFEEPHEIMVAPGKFSLDLCEFDCKELFRANCKISKCGIGGPLINMYGDVIGVNFYDRLCTPFLPINIALKWLEHFKKYGRFCRHWLGMQMTNLCAARLGLLEKIIQKFPNVSKGVLVEKVIAGSPAERAGILDGDVIVRCARNKVRSFLEFCDIIWDKTAGKSEKLVVIRATSGGRLKLKVKLEETRPDKFYKWPLPEKCMVAVKRVRM, encoded by the exons ATGGGCTCTGGCACTATCGTGGATTGCGAGGAAGCCAATGGTGCACAACTCAGTACTAGTACTATCTTGACTTCAGCCAGTCTTTTCAGAACTTCTGCTGAATCAGACGCCTTACCTAATGATATCAAG GTTGACGTGTATTTATCGGATGGTACATTACTGGATGGTCAAGTGTACGCCTGCGATTTCCACTATAATCTTGCTTTGGTTAAGATTGAATCTGGTGCATTGTTGCAACCAGCAAATCTAAGGAATCTGGATGACTCTATCAGTATACATCCTTGTGAAATCCAGAGCGGGACGAGTTCTGAATCTTTTCAGCTCCATCCCAATTCTGATTTATTTCATCTTTGTCCTGGAGACAAGGTTGTTGCTCTTGGCCGGTACTTTGAGGAACCACATGAGATTATGGTTGCCCCGGGGAAATTCAG CCTTGATTTGTGCGAGTTTGATTGTAAGGAGCTGTTCAGGGCGAACTGTAAGATTTCAAAA TGTGGCATTGGTGGACCTCTTATTAATATGTATGGAGACGTCATTGGAGTCAATTTTTACGACCGGCTGTGTACTCCTTTTCTACCCATCAACATAGCTTTGAAATGGCTGGAGCATTTTAAGAAATACGG GAGATTCTGTCGACATTGGCTCGGAATGCAGATGACTAATCTCTGTGCTGCAAGGTTGGGCCTGTTGGAAAAGATAATCCAAAAGTTTCCCAACGTCTCCAAAGGTGTTCTTGTTGAAAAG GTTATTGCAGGGTCGCCTGCTGAACGTGCTGGAATACTCGACGGTGATGTTATTGTTCGATGCGCACGCAACAAAGTTAGGAGTTTTTTGGAG TTCTGTGACATAATATGGGACAAGACGGCGGGGAAATCTGAGAAGCTGGTTGTGATAAGAGCAACAAGTGGTGGCCGTTTGAAGCTAAAGGTGAAGCTCGAAGAGACTAGACCAGATAAATTTTACAA GTGGCCGCTCCCTGAAAAATGCATGGTGGCTGTTAAAAGAGTTCGGATGTAA